In Etheostoma cragini isolate CJK2018 chromosome 15, CSU_Ecrag_1.0, whole genome shotgun sequence, the DNA window GTGGTGGCTGTGGAGATAAGCAGGGGAGTTTTCTATTGGACAGCTAATTCAGGACGGTTGAGACAGCACAGCTGATACacatccagtgtgtgtgtacgtgtatttTGGTAGGAGTGTGAGGGCAAATGTTATTATTCTCATAGGCATGGTTCAGGTTTATGTTGGTGTGAGGTTAGGTTACAAATgtccatttattaaaaaaggcaATTAAAATATGCTTTGTTATCTGCGTGTATGtgcacaaaatgtaaaagcagaTCACAAAGCTACACATCTCACATTCACCTAAAGTAAACACATTGAGACACAAATGAACTCACCACAGGCACTTGAAAAGGTAACTCTTTATTTTCTTatcattatactgtatataatattcCTTCTCTCTAGATATAGGTATCATATTTATATCATGTAAGTAAAAGTGTGCTTTTATTCACAGCTTGTGTCCGTGTCAGACGGCTGTTAGTTGGAGGTTTACAATATAAAGTATACAGTGAAACTGGctggcagctgtgtgtgtgtgtgtgcgtgtgtgtgtgtgtgtgtgtgtgtgtctgtgtgtttgtgtgtgtgtgtgtgtgtgtgtgtgtttgtgagctgTGAGAGTTGTACAGTCCATGTGCCTGTGTATAGAAAGACCAATGTGAGTGCCAGCATGtttctgcatgcatgtgtgtgtgtgtttgtgtgtgtgtgtgtgtgtgtgttgtgtttgcagaGGACTAAGTACATGTATCTCATGATAGGGCTCAGAGGTATGGAGCAGGATAAAGAGCTGCCCATTGACACAAATTTCAGAACAGTTGATCGCCTTCAACCTTTTCAACACATCGCCCATCACCAcgtttttatatgttttaaagtTATGACCCACGTTTTTGGGGGGGTATTCTTTTCTGCTTCAGGTTCCAGCTGCACATTTGTCTTCAGGCTTTCGTTTTTCACTTTCATCACTGCTGCCAGGCAACACTGATGATCCCCAATGTCACCCCTTAAGTCAGAGTAACGGCTGGCTGCTATTCACTCTCCTCATCTCCATCTGAATAGTTTCACCTCAAGGCACACTGCTACAATGCCTGCAAGATTCACTCCCTACATTTCTTTTCCAGTTCATTGCtacacatttaataaacatgCTATGAATTAAGTATTCTGCTTTGATTTTGCTGTGTGCTGTTTTTGCAGTGCTCTTTTGAAGGGACTACTCCATTTATTGTCACTGTACACtaggagaaaaataaatgcaaatttgAATCGATTaagaaatacttaaaaaatgtcaCTAACATCACCATCTCTTCTCCTGAGTTTGTATTCTGGCATTTTGTTATCTAACAGTAGTTGACTCATGTCAACTTTAAAATGGACAAAGTCAGGTTACAATCATTTACCATTTAAACTACTTCAATtaacaagactaagagtctGAAGCCATGCTAGTGGCTTTGCTAGACTGCACactggtgctttgagctaaatacTAACACTAATACTCCAATGTAACTGGACAATGACAAAGCTAACGTGGTGATGTTTAGTCGTTTAGCAGTTTTGTAGCACTAAACACTAAGGTGCAGCTGGGGCTGAATGTCCTTGGTGTTGTGGGTATTAagttacaaacaaacaattgaCCTGATGATGTCGCTAGATAGAAATGTTAAGGattaccaaagttattacaattcatcctgagggaaaCGTGAATGTCTATTATTAATTTCttggcaatccatccaacagttgtcTCGACATTCCACTTAAAATTGTCCAACGTCAACCTAGAGGATATGTCAGGGGTGTCACCGAAGCAAGCAGGACTTCTCCTCTGGGCACCATGAATATCTGTACGTCTACCAAATTCTATTACCATCCAGTAAATAGTTGTCAAGATATTTCATTTTGGACCAAAGTGGTCAATGACCGACATTGCCATCAGCTACATGCTGCTAGCCTGACTAGACCACTCACAGTATGAGCACTCTGTGATCATACAAAACTTTTgattattctgtgtttttatactGGTCTCTATGCATGGTAGCCTGACTCCACCCATTACAATGTAGCTCCGTAGAAGGTGATGGGCAACGTAGTCTCTTTGGGGCTTGACTTTCTCAGATGAGAGTTTGACTCATTGAAAATCGAAATAATGATCCAATAGATCACATATAAATTGTAGGATTTGGCCTGAAAATCTCTAGTGACTTTTTtagaaaacatcaataaaaactaGAATCAGATCATCTTTTTGAATAAGATCAACTCACGATTCCACTAAATaaccccaaaaaacaataagaagACACCTATAACGTGTACTGTTGCCAATGCTCACAAGCAATTAATGCATAAGGGAGCCTGAATACACCTTATGCAGGACAACACTCTTGAAGCCTGGTTAAACTTTCTGCCATTTTGGACCTTTCATCCTTGGTCAGTCAACCATGCCAGCCTCGGACATGTTCTGCATGTAAACAACACTGTCTGAACGCGGGGTTTGAGATTTTAATCACTGTACTTCCTGTCAAAATAACGTGTAAACTGCAAGACAGGTACAAAATCTCTCTAGCTAAAGGGCTAAAGCCTGGCACTAAAAAAATGGACTTAATAGGCACCAAGGCCAGAATAATTAACTAAATTGTTGCTGCTATTTGAATCAGAGATTCTGTTAAGGGAAATATTTTTGGAAACCTGTCTTTATGTAAAATGTCCCACATGAAGAACATTTAATTCTAATTGGCAGTACAAGTTGGACGACCTCTCACGTCATCTGAAAGAAGaagcattctgatgtaggagCTCCTACAGACAAATCCTCAGCAACACAATCGTTTGACAAGCAAGTATTGAAGACAAGCTAgtccccctttttttttgttaatatttgtgAAGTTTGAGAACATGAGGAACAGCAGGCTACACCAGGTAGCGCTCATTGAAGACCAGCTGTCATTGGGGACTCAATAGATTTGGGTCTATCCCGCTAAGCCCCCTCTGCCGATCCTAAATCAGCCTTACAGACCAACACAGTGAGTCAGATGTGAACAGCAGGTTCATCAAAACTCAAAGTTAACAGTCCAGTCAGACgttggaaattaaaaaaatgccttCTCCTTAGCCTTGTAATATAAACTCatcattaatacattttgtacaCAATATCCACCAGAAACCACTGACTCCAAAACAGTCCTTGTATCTTGTATGGCTGCGTCTGTTGAGGAATGATCGGGGCAGTTAGCTCTAAAACTGATCCCAGCGCAACCGTTAAAGGTTGTGGGAATTCAGAGGAGGTTATACTGGAAGCCCCATGGCTGATCTGGGAGCAGTATGAAGGCAGGACAGGCAGGCACTGGGTGCATGGGTGAGGAGAGACTAAcggcgcacacgcacacgcacacgcacacacacacacacacacacgcacacatagaTATTAACGCACAAACATGCAGGCACATAACTCCACCTGTAAGCCCTCCTCACACagtaacctgtgtgtgtgtgtgtgtgtgtgtgtttgtgtgtgtgtgtgtgtgtgtgttggttgcaTGTGCAAAGTGTAGAGTTCTTTTAACATGTGTTTGTCTATTCCAATAAATTCACATTTctcaaacatttcttctggACCTCTGTGTTTGATTAGCTGGCTCAGTACTTGAAGTTCCTTTGAAGAGCGACAAATCCgcggcattttttttttttttttcaaaaataaacacttaaaatgattttttttccaaacatgacacagtgatttttcttttaacagaaCACATTTATCCACAAACTGCACTGGCCGAAGTTGCGAGTGTGTGTTGTATAAGTGAGTGTATCTGTGCACAAATGaatgtctgtgtatatgtatgtgaccattaatgaatgtgtgtattgCTATGTCTTGTGTTTCTATACTTTTGAGGACCTACATTGCACACAATTCTTTTGTAGGGTCCGTTTTTTAAGTATATAAGGTCATAGTTACAATTTGGAAAGGATGGCCATAGTTTAGAGcatattattaattaatgaaCATGTTAATTTCTCAAATTGCTacatttgttattcatttttttgttttattttaagagaAACCTGAGTGATATCACTATTTATTCACAACATATGTGTGCTCCAGGCTTCCTTTGGAGCATTTAATTGCCTTAATGTGTTACTTTGaacctttatttaaaagtaCCAACAGATTTCAAGGACagatgactttttttaaagccacagtGAAAGGGGAGaagataaaatgtaataacactATTAACCATCTAAATAGATAAAGAATACATATGAGTGCAAGCAGCAAAAGCAACCCtagaatgaaaaacaatttaTCATGGCAGTCCTGCAAAAACATTACttctgtgaaatctaaagttgttgttttggtgACACTGCTGAAGAGGCTGTTGTTCAAATCTGCGGTATTTTTGAGTTGTATTACAGAGGCTTACATGGTAAACTGTTTCTATTATGTTACATCTGTTAGTCTTGAAAAAAGTGGATACTTTGAAGCGTTATAAaagtagtatttgtttttactacTGTATTACATTGCATTATTTTCTGTATCCAGGTCACAGAACTTAAGTCTCTAGTGCGTTGGGGGAATGGGTCCTCAAAGGTATAGTAACCTTACTTTGAaggcatatgtgtgtgtgtgtgtgtgtgtgtgtgtgtgtgtatattgcaCTTTCAGTGTTGAATGTCCCGCTGAAAAACTGTAAAGTTGACCTCTGACACCAGTTAGGTGAGGTTAATGTCCACGACAGATCGTCCGAGCGCTCCATTGTCTCTTGCTCCCCTTTCGTCAGAGGCTTCAGATGtgctaaaacaacacaatctCACAAACCACATCAAAGTAGAAAATGAAACtagaataatataatattacaaAGACTACAACCCCTGCTTCCCAACTCTGCTCCCTTTcgactaccccccccccccccattaataGATTAATAACTATAATATGTGACAGAGTTTGTCATCCTCTGCACAGTGGCACCTTTAGagtagaatattttttttttactaataatacaattatttgTTGTTGATTTCAGAGTATCAAAGCTGTATGGCGGTAAGAAGAGATAGACAGAGGTCTAGTCTCAAATAGCACCCTGTGCTCTATTGGAGTAAACATCGTTAAACACGACACAGGCTTACAGTTCCACACACCCTTGAAAGGCGTCTTAAATGTAGCTGTCCAGTGTCCCTTACGGAGTGTAGAGATTAGGGTGCCATTTGAGACTGGATTAGAAATAGAGCGAATGTAAGCACTGGAAGCGGATGGATATGGCATGCATGGTTTGAAATATTAATGTTGACATGGCTCATGGATGCGGTTCAGAACTCTGACCCCTATAGGGGCCACGGATGTGCTGAGCTACATAGCTACTACTGCTGAGTGAGTATACTGCAGGAAACCCTATGCAAACAAAGAGTACTTGGAGGACTGAACCTAAAATCTAAAGCTAACCTGGAGACCATGATATACAGGAAATATTTTGAGTAATATTTGGCACCAAGTTTGATTAACAATATTTTTGCTAATATATGTTTGATCCTTAAACTAACTCAAATAATTCTTAACCAAAAGTATCCTACCTCTGCTTAAGGCGATACTCTTAATCTCTAATTACATCAGAAAGTTACCCTTCTAACCTAAGTTAGCCAGAAAAAGCAGCTAAAGGCTTACCGGTAACTAACATGAGTAGAAGAGTCTATTTCTCTTCCTCCGCTTCTCTTTTTGCATGAAGCGTGTTATATCGTTAGTTAGCTATTCAGCTGGTTAAAAAACAGTTGTTCAGGTGCAAATGTACTTTGCCTTTCCTTCCACACAACACCCTTTAAAATGACACTGCTGCAGCGCTGAGCATTTAAAAAGCCCTTGTGTGCTCCTGtcctttaaaaattaaaagccCTTGCtggagaaaaactgtttttcccTTTCACAGCCCATGACAACTGTTAATGTTGTAGTTAGCTTgcaaaattaatatttacacGTGGAGGACAACAAGAGCAAGTCTGCGGTGATGCATGTGTGTCCCTTTAAGCTCCTTTATGGCGTAAAAAGACAACGGATAAAAGAGCAGCGTCATAAATTAAACAGTATGACTgagatttaaaacatattttattatcaGGGTAATATCTCTCAAAGTATCGGTGTGACGGTTTCAGCTTAGTGATGTTTCATGGTTAATTTATACAAAACAGTGCAATGGTGGCTTAGGGAAGTAacgaagaaaataaaaatgcattttcccCTTCTCTTTGAGTTCACACGCACTTTTTACTCACAGCCCCTACAAaggtttgaggaaaaaaaagctgcTAACATTTACACTAGCTACTCATGCTCTCCCTCCATAGCTCTTTCTGTATTATGGCTATTTTGTCTCCTCCccttgtatctgtgtgtgtgtgtgtgtgtgtgtgtgtgtgtgtgatcaggtGTTGTCCAGTGATGTGATAAATGGTTTAATGTGAACTCAGACAACACTATAAACACTACAAAAGTGTtgcaaagtatttatttttggatCTTTGTATGTGTTGCAACAGCCTGCTAATTCTTTGCGAACATTTACATTGAACAAAGGTAGCGACAGATTTCATAAAAATTTCATAagcaaaaataaagtgtgttaaCGTTAGGTTTCTTAAACATGTATGCCAGTATGTTGGGAAGTCATCAGATCCCAGTCAAAAACGTCTTATTTATCCAATAACTGCATGGCTTCAGTACAAAATGGTGCCAACACAGTATGCAGAGGGTCAGAGAGTGCACCCACTTTGTGTTCAATGTTTTTATACGTCTAAAAGAgagcaagggagagagagagagagagagagagagagggagagagagagagagagagagagagagagagagagtgagagataaATGTAAATTTATTAATGTGTCTCTAGAATTTGTCCCAGTAAAAACTGCACAGGTGTTTGAAATATGATAGGaccatgactgacagctaaCACAGCCAGGAGACGTGTGTATtggcttgagtgtgtgtgtgtgtttgtgtttgtgcagatgTCTACTGTATTTGCacatgtaaagaaaataaagaggaggagaggctgTGAGTGACAGCTGAATGGATGGAGCACAAATCCTCTGAATAATACATGGGACTTCTGCCAATTCCATCTATTTAGCTTTAAATTGTGCGCCACATACAAATTCATTTTCAGCAGATCCTCTATTGGAGAAGAGAATTGTGTACTTTAAACTGAAGGGAGCATTTTCTCAGTCTTTAATTTTTCAGCTGAAATCTTTGACAATTCTTCTGGCAAGAAAAGACAACTTTATATTAAATTCATCTTTATGATATTCCCCAAGAGGTAGTGGGCACAAAAAAGCCCATCTGTTTGTTTAATGTCTTTTTGGCTCCGCCTTTAAACATAGTCACAGCTCAGTGGTCTCCTCCGACAGTACCCTGAACCAACAACCCCCAGAAAACCCTAACTAGTCTACGAGCAACACCAACGGAAGACAGGAcctaaaagagaaagaaagggtgAGAGGAGGTGTGTAGAGAGGGTAGCAGTGAGGTGATTTATGGGGCTACACAGAAAAATGTGTAAGGTGAAAGGTGACCAGTGAAGGCGGACAAACGGACACATATTTGATCATCTCTTTCAGTTTGgggtgaaaaataaataaatcaagagaTGACAAGATTTTGTGTGGTTGAAAACAGGGGTAAAAGGAAGCACCAATGATGTAACGTAACAATCTAAAAAagattcattatttttgttgaatCCCATCTTTTCCTCCCGAAACAGCTGATTTGTAGTCAGTATACCCGTTTCTCTTCATCAAAAACCTCCACGCAGGTTTAACGACTGACCTGGGATCAGAGAGATGGGGGTAAATGTTACCAGGAACGAGCTCAATTCAGTTTCAGTTCAGTCAGTTATGAAGTGAGTCTTTCCATCAATCAATATGAAAGGagtatatatacaatatgtataGAAAATAATAACTAGTGCCATAAATGTGCTGCCATAAATGGGCCAACTGCATCTTCAATTAATATTTTTGAATCCAGCTGAACTGAAAATGAATCAATCCCTATTCTGAGGCGTTAACGTCCATACTTTTAAATAGCATCGTGATCAGAGAGCTCAACGGCTGTACCCTGCACTAATCCAACTGCTATCCAAAAGGTTAGGAGGACAGAGATCACACAGAGTCTCTCaactcttttttcctcttctccttcagttcacattattttcatttttttttaggagaAGTTGTCCCAAACAGCAAAACACTTACGATATGCTTTTAAACTCGGGTCAATCCCATTTCCCCCTCAAAAAAGCCAGAAAGTCAATTTATGAACATAACACTCATGAACATAAATCGAATGTGCCTTCATATGTAAGGGGTTACAGGTATAACTACAGTGATATGTGGTAAAGTGGAGTTGGGAACAACTTCTCCATCAAAACCAACGCTGCTACACACACTGAAACGCTCACAAGGCTCAGGATTCACAGTTCAAAGGCTAAAAGTTCACAGTTCACAGTCAAAGTTTATCAAACCCCAAACCCACCCACGTAACCCTATGTGTCCCCTGCTTTTGCTTGCACTCCCCCTGTATTTCTCATCATCATTCTCTTTGATACTTTGATTGGGCGATATCTGCAGCCGGCACCTCTCAGACAGGCGTGGTCCTGCGGTTGGGGTCCTTGCTGTAGTCTTTAGTGAGCgtgctgctctggaggaaatCCCTTTCTGAGTTGAGCAGGCCGCCCATGCCGCTGCCAGGTTTGGTGCCGGCGTTGCCTGCCTCGCGTGGGTTCAGCGTGTACATGGGCATCTCAGAGGCGGCGGGCCCTGTGTAGCCGCCTTTCCCCAGCGGTGAGGTGTCACGGCTCGGGGCCTCGGAAGAGCGCACACTGGAGCGACGCCGGAAGCGGTAGCGGTAGGAGGGGATGCGGCTGAAGGCAGACTTTTTGATGAGCTCGGTGCGAGACTTGGCCCGTTGCTTGCGGTGCTTCTCGATGAACATGTGCACGGCCAGCACACCCACCATTTCTGCCATGATGAAGGATAGGGCGCCAAAGTAGAAGGACCAGCCGTAGGAGTAAGACTTTTTACTGTCACTCTGGCCCGGGTCACCCGAGTTGGCTGAGATATAGACAATAATTCCTATTATGTTACTTAGACCTGGAAGGGAAGGACAGAAAGACCAAAATAATAAGAGATGTGAGTGGAAAGGATGCGTGACCTACTCATCCAGAAAAACAGCACACAAAGATTGCAAGAGACAGATCCATgagtaaatgaaaacaaagcacaaatatACAGGTAATGCACAAtcatcaataaaaacacaaggctATGCGTTTACCATGCTAGCAGCTGCATGACTTTGGCACAGCAATGTTAGAGGAAAATGTTAACATCTGcgtgctaacatgctcacactGACTATGCTAACATGATGCTGACTGGAAAGTAAAATGTTCACGATAGTTAACATCTTAGCTTAGCGTATTAACAACTAATTTCAtgtgttttgcaggtatttggtcataaaccaaagcattGGTTCTCTTTATAAGGAAAGTTAAGGGATCCAAAGTTATTACTCTTCCTCCAGAGGGGGACATGATTGTCTACACCGAAATTCATGGCAATTCATCAAATAGCTTAGATAGAACCCAATGTGGTGGACCAGTAGCGACAGTTAAAGATACAATCAAGTGGCAGATTAGTGAATGGAAATTCGTGAACGTGTAAGAGCAAAGATTTGAGAGAAAttagcagagaggaggacgacGGGGAGACAGCCAAAGGAAATAAAGCAAAGTAACGGGAGAAGAGAGTGGAGCTTAATAAAAAAGCTGTAGAGAGTCATTGCACACAGCTGGGCGCTCTTATTCCATATCATTAGTCCAGAATACAGTGCTCATGCAGTGTGGTGGAACGCACAGAATGGGGACAATTAGCCAGCTGTAATTAACCAGAATCAGCCCCACACTATTGTGGTAAATAATTACCAATTTGGCTCCATGAATTCACTACAAAACCCAATGGGACCCTGCACATCCCACTGAACAGCAATTACTGTACAGCCCTTTGTGTTTGTCAGGGGCAAGagcataagtgtgtgtgtttatgggagACCAAGTGTCAGCATCCATGTGATAGATTGCCTGTGTGAGCATGTATATGTGTTGACACTCTCACACCCTCACAGTGCATCACAGCAGCATCATGGTATTCTAGCTGATTGATTAATCAGCTGCTGCGCCCCGTTTCCACACTCTGGCTCCTCACACAGGCCCTTCTGTGTGCTCTGGATGCCAAACAGGCTCCTTCTACAAATATTTGAGAGCTGCACCTCCTCTAGTTAGAGTGGCTCCACAGTACGTAACTACACACACTCATGGACATACACAGTAGCCCCTTGTTGCTTTCTCAAATGCAGCATCATTGTACTTAGAATAAGAATCATAGTCATTTCTTGAGATCAGACATATTTGAATCTACTCCGCTTCCCCTATCAGGTCAGGCTATTATTTTAAGTCATTGGTACTGCAGCTAAGATTGCTGCTATGTACAGCGacataaataaacagcaaaatCAATACAACTTAAATATAAACATGTGAAACAGAGAAGGTTAAAATTTGGGCTAAAAGGATGAAAAATTATTAACCAATagccaatgtgttttttgtagaaACAATATAATCaatatgtaaaagaaatgtaaaagatgTTTATTATAGTTAATAATACAGCtcctgagaaacacacacacacacacacacacacacaaacctgcagAGACGAAGAAGATTCCTGCACTGAGGATGACATTGTGTCGGCTCCGGTAAAACTCACTGGCGGCCACACAGAGCCCCCCCAGGAACAGCAGACCCACACTCATGATGGGGAAGATACTGGAGGCACGCACAgcacctgtacacacacacacacacaaagtgtggAAACATGTTTATAATGGAAAGTTACTAACGTGGAAGTGTTGGGTGAATGGTTTGTTTCAGGAAACCCTTTGACtccatgttaatgttaatttgaaaacagatgttaaataccaaatatagtttaaaaaatgtgcattttcagTTATTGTTGTGGGTATCAATACAGCGTCCAAAACTGTTTTCAAAGTGGCTGTGCAGTAAAATTTGCAGTGTACAGATACAGTGGATCTTCcagagcagagaatgaagtcacgctctctctgtgtgtgttgtaatctgagcttctctgttctttattttttatagatgGTCTGGCTGCTCgtgcatgttagtgcatgtgAGTGCATATGAGGGCCTTGTGTGTCAGCATCAGACACTGAGGGCTGTGACAAAGCATTGATATTTGACGAGTTAGGGAGCGGGCTTTGACAGCCATGTGGCAGCAATCCCAGaccaattttttttcaatatttcgAGTAAAGGTGTTGGAAAAAAGCTAGATTTgaattttcagttttgaaaaaTTGGGTAAATGGTATGGTATATATAGGATCCTATGAGTCTATGCTCAGTAGATTAAAAGGTGGTTTGGATGATTAGATTTCCAAAgggaccttttaaaaaaattaaattaaaaaaagtttagtttagttaCTTTTTAGGCACTTTCAATCACAGGTATAAGATCCTGTTAATGAGAAAGTTTAATTGTAGGTTTGACTGGGTCCCTCCGATTTATATGTGTATTACTTGCATTActaagtgtttttctttctacaccatggtttttagaaatgttgtcTACTGTGACCATGAAATGAGTTAAGGATCTACTTGCTGCCATGTACCAACCTTTTCTTTAAAGTCAAGATGTTGCCTGTAAAGAAtagattaatttaattaaactgtaattaaaaaacCAAATCATTGAAAATACTGCCAGCTTATAGTCCCATTATGTACTATTTTCTGCTGGGAGGATTCAGGAGGATTACACATCAGCGGATGATAAACAGTACTAAGCAATGAGtcaatggaaagaaaaacaacttttccaATATttgtagaaagaaaagaaagagagaccaTACAGACAACCATACCACCTTGTATGGTAAGACAGTGTATAATTCCTACACGGATGGATGTGAACAACCTCAAATCCGCTGTGGCCAGAGGCAGGGCAGGgctgcatcacaaacacacacacacacacacacacacacacacacacacacacacacacaaacacacacacacagacacacacacacacaccagtgctGCTACATGCTTGACTGAGTCTGAATGTAGAACATGTTAAAGCATTCAGAGGCCTTGCTTCAGAGGGAAAAGATGGACAAAAACCAAGACAGATGGAGAGTCGCACTGACACATATGCAAGACAAATTAATGAATAGCAGAGATGATGAAAATGGAAGCGAGGCAGCAGTAGGAGTGAAATATCTGTCAAAACCCCATATGTGTACATGATGCGACAACATATTGAAGGATATCAACAGCTTGTCATGCAGACCTGAGCTGTGCGGTATGTTTCGATAGGCCGATGTGTACTCAATCATCAAGTGCATCATTAGCATTACCTTTTAAATCATCTAATCACTAACATGTTTGGGTTTTGGTATCTCTTTTCTTTAGGCGTCTTGTTATGCAAAACATCCCCAGCATAACTGACAGAGGCAGTGACCAATAGTGTTGTACGGCTGAGCGTACAAGCCCCGCCCTTGTGGCCCACACCCGTGGGCTGTGTATGAAATGCCGGTCACTAGGTCCCCGCTCCCTATTGGCTGGCCAGCGCTGAGGCCTGTGGTCTAATTGGCTGCCTCTGGGGATGTTGCTCTGTGTTCAGTGCAGTGAAAAAGAAGCATAGGCCGAATCCGTTTTCcctttgctttgttgttgctgttatcTCTCACTGTCCATTTTTACTCTTTGTGGGAGAAAGGACAGAAACAGCCCCCTGCTTTCCGTTTTCCACTAAACAACCTTCTCTCTATCTTTGTGGCTGCATCATTTTTACTTCATGTATCATATATGTTGTTCTCTCCATTATACCCTCTCTGTTCATCTATCTGGAATGTAACAAAAGTTAGAGCTCACATTTCTTCCTTGTATAATACTTTGAATAGCTGTACATTGTAATACAAGAAAAAttctatttcttttattgtcatatCTTCTACATCCATGATCAAGTGACGAGAAAGCTGACTTTTTGCAATGTGTCTTGTAACATATCATGTATTCATCAAGGACAAATTTAAAAGGACAGTTTACCCCAaaatcaaaaaactaaatatttattcttttacttgtagtgctatttatcaatctagatttgttttggtgtgaggTGCCCAGTGCTGGAGATACTGGCAGtagagatgtctgccttctctccaATATAATGgctacatttgaaaaactcaacagcaatgTCTCTGTCCAGAATTCACGACCCGGTTTCTCACAATAATCTACCATCCTGGTTGCGTTTTTAACACCACAAGCTGAGGGCCATATTATTCCATTATACTggagagaagacagacatcTCTACGGCTgatatctccaacactggaAACAATCTAGATTGATAAAGAGCACTACAGCTAAAGACGGGACATCGGTATTTTGATTTGGGGGGTTTGAACTGTCCCTTTATTAccccttttaatatttttcaaccAACTCATGGAGCAAATTACTGCTTAGTTAGCTTTTTTAGCTAGCCAAACAGTTAGCGACAGTTGTCCTTGGTAGATCGGACCCTATTATCATTGTAAACTGGAA includes these proteins:
- the cacng3b gene encoding voltage-dependent calcium channel gamma-3 subunit, with the translated sequence MKMLMCDRGVQMLVTTVGAFAAFSLMTIAVGTDYWLYSRGVCRVKNSGDNDTSRKNEEVMTHSGLWRTCCLEGTFRGVCKKIDHFPEDADYEADAAEYLLRAVRASSIFPIMSVGLLFLGGLCVAASEFYRSRHNVILSAGIFFVSAGLSNIIGIIVYISANSGDPGQSDSKKSYSYGWSFYFGALSFIMAEMVGVLAVHMFIEKHRKQRAKSRTELIKKSAFSRIPSYRYRFRRRSSVRSSEAPSRDTSPLGKGGYTGPAASEMPMYTLNPREAGNAGTKPGSGMGGLLNSERDFLQSSTLTKDYSKDPNRRTTPV